The proteins below come from a single Candidatus Cloacimonadota bacterium genomic window:
- a CDS encoding LEA type 2 family protein — protein MMKCYRALGLILLSLLFSSCRFVFKTPEIVKIQDLRVMSISVDHSDLRVSLIVKNPNSYSIRIKRLKLNLLDQNRERVGMASLGKELDLPAKKSINLDFDLRIQTRPMIAMVSSINHDLLFIVSAHGEGRAMGISKEFDFEESFSLPVKEHLMKVIPSLKASGQDMFKLTRTYVDDYGLGKSILKADFILLNPYGFSFNLKGFPAEIFIDGKKVGTGNLKNQLSYDEHVFYKEGSMVFELSSLKSAFGALKGVFKGEVKYNVRGKIIIEAMGMEIKAPYEYAGSIPLIVWDLLLK, from the coding sequence ATGATGAAGTGCTACAGGGCGTTAGGTTTGATTCTGCTGAGCTTGCTGTTCAGCTCTTGCCGCTTTGTTTTCAAGACTCCGGAGATTGTAAAGATTCAGGATCTAAGAGTGATGTCCATCTCAGTGGATCACAGTGACTTACGTGTGTCTCTCATCGTAAAGAATCCGAATTCTTATTCAATTCGCATAAAGCGCTTGAAACTGAATCTGTTGGATCAAAACCGGGAACGGGTGGGCATGGCGAGCCTGGGTAAAGAGCTGGACCTACCTGCTAAAAAGAGCATTAATCTGGATTTTGACTTGCGCATTCAGACACGTCCCATGATCGCTATGGTAAGCAGCATCAATCACGATCTGCTCTTCATTGTGTCTGCTCATGGCGAGGGTAGAGCTATGGGGATCTCAAAGGAATTTGACTTTGAGGAATCTTTTAGCCTACCGGTGAAGGAGCACTTGATGAAAGTGATTCCCAGCCTGAAAGCCAGCGGTCAGGATATGTTTAAGCTCACTCGAACTTATGTGGACGATTATGGACTGGGCAAATCCATACTGAAAGCTGATTTTATTCTGCTCAATCCCTATGGCTTCAGCTTCAATCTGAAGGGTTTTCCGGCGGAAATATTCATCGATGGAAAGAAGGTGGGAACCGGAAATCTGAAGAACCAATTGAGCTATGATGAGCATGTTTTTTATAAAGAAGGTAGCATGGTCTTTGAGCTTTCCAGTCTCAAATCTGCATTTGGGGCTTTGAAAGGGGTGTTCAAGGGTGAAGTAAAATATAACGTGAGGGGCAAGATCATCATAGAGGCAATGGGGATGGAGATAAAGGCACCTTATGAATATGCGGGCAGTATCCCGTTGATTGTGTGGGATCTATTGTTGAAATAA
- the asnB gene encoding asparagine synthase (glutamine-hydrolyzing), whose product MCGIAGIVSVSNKQPIDYNILKIMTGQIVHRGPDDEGYLLFDISHKRVMAYCGKDSSAEVKEHMSECAGESIAQLGFGFRRLPTLELHESGHQPMYDEELDLAIIFNGEIYNHMHLRAELQSKGYNFFSHSDTEVIIKAYHAWGDECVHRLIGMWAFSIWDLRCQRLFMSRDRFGIKPFYYSRVGDMLYWGSEMKQLLQSPIKRDLNNAMIWRSMKVNSLLVYDDETYWHDIHVLKPGHNLIVEQGNILIKEYYHLDIAKFERSRLRFDEAKEQYHDLFLSSLKLQLRSDVPVGASLSGGMDSSAIVCSASRMLPYQLRTFSVYYDEDPLFDERSYIEIIAAHTGVQTNYISPHSDDAIAWWNHAIWLNDLPVSSGFVSQYALMQKTHQEGIKVLLSGQGSDEISGGYRHASYRYFADQLRQFRLHSFGREIGHFISKNPMKAMGDFGKILMSTFMPESTLYDLESRYYRFEPFHRDFVDEAKYEAGGKMLRRIGNIPASRLANFLYNMMHTTSLQTLLHFEDRMSMGHSVESRTPFLDHNLVEFVFSLPASYKIQPPYRKILHRKALKECVPREISSRKDKGIFGSPFYNNWFRGPLKGFVEDILYSPEFRRRGIWNLADIHNRWRGYLQGNSRDAEMLFNIISLELWFRVFGE is encoded by the coding sequence ATGTGCGGAATAGCAGGAATAGTAAGCGTAAGCAACAAACAGCCAATTGATTACAATATTCTAAAAATCATGACGGGGCAGATAGTTCATCGTGGCCCCGATGATGAAGGTTATCTCTTGTTTGATATCTCCCACAAGCGCGTAATGGCGTATTGTGGAAAAGACAGTAGCGCGGAAGTGAAAGAACACATGAGTGAATGCGCTGGGGAGAGCATTGCACAATTGGGCTTTGGCTTCAGGCGCTTGCCCACACTTGAGTTGCATGAAAGCGGACATCAACCTATGTATGACGAGGAATTGGATCTGGCTATCATCTTTAATGGAGAAATCTACAATCACATGCACTTGAGGGCCGAATTGCAGAGCAAAGGATACAACTTCTTCAGCCATAGCGATACCGAAGTGATAATCAAAGCATATCATGCCTGGGGAGATGAATGCGTGCACAGATTGATCGGAATGTGGGCATTCAGCATCTGGGATCTTCGTTGTCAACGGCTGTTCATGAGCCGCGACCGTTTTGGTATCAAACCGTTCTATTACAGCCGGGTAGGTGATATGCTCTATTGGGGCTCCGAGATGAAGCAACTGCTACAAAGCCCCATCAAACGGGACTTGAACAATGCCATGATCTGGCGCAGCATGAAGGTCAATTCTTTGCTAGTGTATGATGACGAGACCTATTGGCACGATATTCATGTGCTAAAACCCGGGCATAATCTGATTGTAGAGCAGGGAAACATCCTGATCAAAGAGTATTACCATCTGGATATCGCCAAGTTTGAGAGGAGCAGATTGAGATTCGACGAAGCCAAGGAACAGTATCATGATCTTTTTTTGAGTAGCCTGAAACTTCAATTGCGCAGCGATGTTCCGGTGGGAGCTTCTCTATCCGGAGGGATGGATTCCAGCGCTATTGTGTGTTCTGCCTCCCGCATGTTGCCCTACCAATTGCGCACATTTTCTGTATATTACGATGAAGATCCTCTCTTTGATGAACGGTCATATATCGAAATTATCGCTGCCCATACCGGAGTGCAGACCAATTATATATCGCCCCATTCTGATGATGCCATTGCCTGGTGGAACCATGCAATATGGCTGAACGATCTGCCGGTTTCCTCAGGTTTTGTAAGTCAGTATGCTCTGATGCAAAAGACCCATCAGGAAGGCATAAAAGTGCTGCTGTCGGGGCAAGGTTCAGACGAAATATCCGGGGGATACCGTCATGCCTCATACCGCTATTTTGCAGATCAACTGAGACAGTTTAGATTGCATAGCTTTGGCAGGGAAATCGGGCATTTTATCAGCAAAAATCCGATGAAGGCAATGGGAGACTTCGGCAAGATCCTAATGAGTACTTTCATGCCGGAATCCACTCTTTATGACCTGGAATCCCGCTATTATCGGTTTGAACCGTTCCATCGGGACTTTGTGGATGAAGCCAAGTACGAAGCCGGAGGGAAAATGCTGCGACGTATCGGCAATATTCCCGCCTCCCGCCTGGCAAATTTCTTGTACAATATGATGCACACAACTTCCTTGCAAACGTTATTACATTTCGAAGACCGTATGAGTATGGGACACAGTGTGGAAAGCAGAACGCCTTTCCTGGATCACAACCTGGTGGAGTTTGTCTTCAGTTTGCCGGCTTCTTACAAGATTCAACCCCCATATCGAAAGATACTGCATCGCAAGGCGCTAAAGGAGTGCGTCCCCAGAGAAATCTCTTCTCGGAAGGATAAAGGCATCTTTGGGAGCCCATTCTACAACAATTGGTTCAGGGGACCACTGAAAGGCTTTGTGGAAGACATCCTCTACAGTCCGGAGTTTCGGCGTCGCGGCATCTGGAATCTGGCAGATATTCACAATCGCTGGCGCGGGTATCTTCAGGGAAATTCCCGCGATGCGGAAATGCTGTTCAATATAATCTCCCTGGAATTGTGGTTCAGAGTGTTTGGAGAGTAA
- a CDS encoding HAD-IA family hydrolase, which translates to MKPPFLLFDFDGTIADSIHLLLKIAHIVAPRFGLKQMNDEDFTKIRSMTIPQAIRYLRIPIYKIPRLISMALVEYRHLVHELEPYEGIREMLEELRSMGCEMALLSSNSSENLRHFLEQHKLNYFNWVEGTSGILNKHNSIKKQIRKHALSKNKLIYVGDEIRDIVAARKSGLRIISVSWGFHTTDLLAGRDPDYLVDNPTQIVGLMKSWGSS; encoded by the coding sequence ATGAAGCCTCCTTTTCTGCTCTTCGATTTTGACGGCACGATTGCGGATTCCATCCATCTGTTGTTGAAGATAGCACATATAGTGGCTCCCCGCTTTGGTCTGAAGCAGATGAATGATGAAGACTTTACCAAGATACGCAGCATGACCATTCCCCAAGCGATCAGATATCTGAGAATCCCAATTTACAAAATACCCCGCCTGATTTCTATGGCCTTGGTCGAGTATCGGCATCTGGTACATGAATTGGAGCCTTATGAGGGCATTCGGGAAATGCTGGAAGAACTGAGGTCTATGGGTTGTGAGATGGCTCTATTGAGCTCCAACAGCTCAGAAAACCTGAGACATTTCCTGGAGCAGCACAAGTTGAACTACTTCAATTGGGTCGAGGGCACATCCGGGATTTTGAACAAGCATAATAGCATCAAGAAACAGATCAGGAAGCACGCTTTGAGTAAGAACAAACTGATCTATGTGGGAGATGAGATCCGCGATATCGTAGCTGCCCGTAAAAGTGGCCTGCGTATTATCTCCGTTAGCTGGGGTTTTCATACTACGGACTTGCTGGCGGGCAGGGATCCTGACTATCTGGTGGATAATCCGACACAGATAGTGGGTTTGATGAAATCCTGGGGGAGTTCCTAA
- the rsmI gene encoding 16S rRNA (cytidine(1402)-2'-O)-methyltransferase, whose protein sequence is MIYLIPVPIGNLGDITLRALDTLKKVSLIACEDTRKTAFLLSQYEIPVPQLISFHKFNERKREQALFEHLERGEDLAVVSDAGSPAISDPAQRLVAEAVKRNLPVQALPGATAFVPALSISGFSTSAFQFIGFLPAKNKDREAVLMQIAAYPYPSIVYESVHHLKACLEDMARHFPSRRITIAREISKLHEECIRGTIETILADYEITEKGEFVIVIDGPDEVEIEFPNALAAQMIAESGDKKSRELAAELAQRFGISKKRAYQYVLEQRK, encoded by the coding sequence GTGATATATCTAATACCGGTTCCGATTGGTAACCTCGGAGATATCACCCTAAGAGCGCTTGATACCCTGAAGAAGGTAAGCCTGATTGCCTGTGAAGACACGCGCAAGACGGCTTTTTTGCTGTCTCAATACGAAATACCAGTTCCCCAGCTTATCAGCTTTCATAAATTCAACGAGCGTAAAAGAGAACAAGCGTTATTTGAGCATTTGGAGCGGGGGGAAGATCTCGCAGTAGTCTCAGACGCCGGCTCTCCGGCAATATCCGACCCAGCTCAAAGGCTAGTGGCAGAAGCGGTTAAGAGGAACTTACCGGTTCAGGCTCTGCCCGGAGCCACTGCTTTTGTGCCTGCGTTGAGCATCTCCGGATTCAGTACATCCGCGTTTCAATTCATCGGGTTTTTACCCGCAAAAAACAAGGATCGCGAAGCTGTATTGATGCAGATTGCTGCCTACCCTTACCCCAGTATTGTGTATGAAAGCGTACACCACCTAAAGGCATGTTTGGAAGATATGGCGCGCCATTTTCCTTCCCGCAGGATTACGATTGCGCGGGAGATATCCAAGCTGCACGAAGAGTGTATACGCGGCACTATAGAAACAATCCTGGCCGATTACGAAATCACAGAAAAAGGCGAGTTTGTAATCGTGATCGACGGCCCGGATGAAGTAGAGATAGAATTTCCCAATGCATTGGCAGCACAAATGATCGCTGAATCAGGCGACAAAAAGAGCCGGGAATTGGCCGCTGAACTGGCGCAGCGATTTGGAATCAGCAAAAAAAGGGCTTATCAATATGTCCTGGAGCAGCGCAAATGA
- the kbl gene encoding glycine C-acetyltransferase, which produces MAYNKMKTDLQTLFAELKEQGLYKHERILTTPQDAKIGVKGGVSALNFCANNYLGLGNHPEVIKGSQEIMNTWGYGLASVRFICGTQQIHKDLENAVRKFLGTEDTILYAACFDANGGVFEPLLGEDSALISDELNHASIIDGVRLCKAKRFRYKHSNMQELEDALKDSQDMKYRLICTDGVFSMDGDMAKLDEICDLADKYDALVMVDDSHATGYIGKTGRGTPEQFGVQDRVDIITTTFGKAMGGGNGGCTSGRKEIIELLRQRSRPYLFSNTLAPAIVGATLKVLDILSTSTELRDKVWDNAKYFRSKMIEAGFDIVPGNTAIVPVMLYDAPLAIKMADMLLKEGVYVIGFVYPVVPKGKARIRVQLSAAHSREDLDKTIAAFIKIGKELELIK; this is translated from the coding sequence ATGGCTTACAACAAGATGAAAACCGACCTGCAAACACTTTTTGCAGAACTCAAGGAACAGGGACTTTACAAACATGAACGCATCCTTACTACTCCTCAAGATGCCAAGATTGGCGTTAAAGGCGGCGTAAGTGCGTTGAATTTTTGCGCAAACAACTATTTGGGATTGGGCAACCATCCCGAAGTAATCAAAGGCTCTCAGGAGATCATGAATACTTGGGGCTATGGTCTTGCTTCAGTACGCTTTATCTGCGGAACTCAGCAGATTCACAAAGATCTTGAAAATGCTGTAAGAAAGTTTTTAGGCACAGAAGACACAATCCTCTATGCAGCGTGTTTTGATGCCAACGGCGGTGTATTTGAGCCTCTTTTGGGCGAAGACAGCGCTTTGATATCGGACGAACTGAATCATGCCTCTATTATCGATGGCGTGCGCCTGTGTAAGGCCAAGCGCTTTCGTTATAAACACTCCAATATGCAAGAGCTTGAAGACGCTTTGAAAGATTCTCAGGACATGAAGTATCGCCTGATCTGCACCGACGGAGTATTCTCCATGGATGGGGACATGGCTAAGCTGGACGAAATATGCGATCTAGCAGACAAATATGACGCCCTCGTGATGGTTGATGACAGCCATGCCACCGGCTACATCGGTAAAACCGGACGCGGTACTCCAGAGCAGTTTGGAGTGCAAGACAGAGTGGATATCATTACCACAACCTTTGGTAAAGCCATGGGTGGCGGAAACGGCGGATGCACCAGCGGCCGTAAAGAAATCATCGAACTGCTGCGTCAGCGCAGCCGACCCTACCTTTTCTCAAATACATTGGCTCCGGCTATTGTAGGCGCCACGTTGAAAGTTTTGGATATATTGAGTACTTCCACCGAACTGAGAGACAAGGTTTGGGACAATGCCAAGTACTTCCGCAGCAAGATGATCGAAGCCGGTTTTGACATCGTTCCCGGTAATACCGCTATCGTACCGGTGATGCTATATGACGCTCCGTTGGCCATCAAGATGGCTGATATGCTGTTGAAAGAAGGCGTGTATGTGATTGGCTTCGTATATCCTGTAGTACCAAAAGGTAAAGCCCGTATCCGGGTACAACTCTCCGCCGCTCATAGCCGCGAAGATCTGGATAAAACCATTGCCGCTTTCATCAAGATCGGTAAAGAACTGGAACTCATAAAGTAA
- a CDS encoding CapA family protein produces MRIVLLGLLLFALITPIMGQTGGEVIEDFESGIVQLDSWLDEDLQPSAWILDTQNTHASSQYSLKLTGNTWKQQSITPFPTQHNTVIEFWAYHISQGTVRGLGFSDGENQLFYSIDGSRILDLEQWVPVYQGSKPSGSWNHYCLPLGSDWESFFGYFPQITSIIYVNDLDQNPTNSVWFDSLINISDTLPIAPQVSISTNIPAKINHRYVGIQFSAQIIDPDSDVFSYYWSFGDSLYSNEASPYHVFDVLDAHQYTVNLIVTDDTGKRGFAATQINPDPGPSSLPLTLNFVGDVMLARRYDSQIIPYYGIDYIFSPTYSMLGGAADVSIANLEVVLANTGSPHPTKSVVYRGNPSNMQGLVVAGIENVCLANNHTLDYGLPALNQTRALLEANGIGFSGAGANSYEAYLPSFIHQKGISIALLRSSDRTGQYNNAQPYLHAGFDKEGFAYMTPYYNALQIQAVDGIADLKIIEMHSGSEYSTCPGEDYGKSNPFLGDIQDEDYSYRSDVPRQWDREIRQSAIDNGADLVIVHHPHIVHGMELYNGKVIAHSLGNFVFDLDYPECMNSAILYVDAYPDGFKNHYLRPVFIDGYIPKPATGQLGIHILDYIAMKSRELDTIVVVDKEELKASVPLVPEALNAVSHTFLLDTPLVHREGGSQYTAPHKLPRYGSISSVDYPGPAQDTQIRLGRELVWFGDFEDAGCNLWDVAEYSDIAMDGARSASFSGTTTSAQTATISQKMKIYDPLKSFTLHGWIFTQNAQSANITVRFYNNRTAYSPIHSEDITTNVSGNMPWKYFYKDLVVPANAWYFDIRLSFTGTGNSRSKAWFDNVGLIQWEDWLPHEQTQIMYPNDFYWFQLRTAEGVKSISCNILETSLSPARERHGNSNPPSALPVTVYPNPFRAETTICIETTAKSPISVKIYNIKGQLVRSLQDDVPGYSKHSLTWDSKDSNGQSVASGLYFFKVRCGERVSMRKAILLK; encoded by the coding sequence ATGCGTATTGTGCTTTTAGGATTACTTCTCTTTGCCCTGATAACTCCGATTATGGGGCAAACAGGGGGGGAAGTAATTGAGGATTTCGAGAGTGGTATTGTACAGTTGGATTCCTGGCTCGATGAAGACCTGCAGCCCTCCGCTTGGATACTGGATACTCAAAACACTCATGCTTCATCCCAATATTCCTTGAAATTGACTGGTAACACCTGGAAACAACAATCAATCACGCCATTTCCCACTCAACACAATACAGTAATCGAATTCTGGGCATACCACATCTCTCAGGGTACAGTACGCGGTTTGGGATTTTCCGATGGGGAAAACCAACTTTTCTACAGCATCGACGGCAGCCGAATCCTGGATCTGGAGCAATGGGTACCAGTGTATCAAGGCTCAAAGCCAAGTGGAAGCTGGAACCATTATTGCCTGCCTTTGGGCTCCGATTGGGAGAGCTTTTTTGGCTATTTTCCCCAAATCACTTCCATCATCTATGTGAACGATCTGGATCAAAACCCTACAAACTCAGTATGGTTCGATAGCCTGATAAACATCAGCGACACTCTGCCCATAGCCCCGCAAGTAAGCATTTCTACGAATATTCCAGCAAAGATCAATCATCGTTATGTAGGCATCCAGTTTTCTGCCCAAATCATCGATCCGGATAGCGATGTTTTCAGCTATTATTGGAGCTTCGGCGATTCTCTTTACAGCAACGAAGCATCTCCTTATCACGTGTTTGATGTTCTCGATGCCCATCAGTACACAGTGAACCTGATCGTGACTGACGATACAGGGAAACGAGGCTTTGCTGCTACTCAGATCAACCCTGATCCAGGTCCCAGTTCCCTGCCCTTGACGTTAAACTTTGTGGGCGATGTGATGCTCGCCAGGCGCTATGACTCGCAGATTATCCCCTATTATGGCATAGACTATATTTTCTCTCCTACCTACTCCATGCTGGGCGGAGCTGCGGACGTATCAATCGCCAATCTGGAAGTGGTGCTAGCCAATACCGGCAGTCCTCATCCCACAAAATCAGTGGTTTACCGCGGCAATCCGAGTAACATGCAAGGTTTAGTCGTAGCAGGCATAGAAAACGTGTGCCTGGCAAACAACCATACGCTGGACTACGGTCTGCCGGCATTGAACCAAACCAGAGCTTTATTGGAAGCAAACGGCATCGGCTTCAGCGGAGCAGGCGCAAATTCCTACGAAGCCTACCTTCCCTCATTTATCCATCAAAAAGGCATCAGCATCGCACTCTTGCGCAGCAGCGACCGCACCGGCCAATACAACAATGCCCAGCCCTATCTGCATGCTGGATTTGACAAAGAAGGCTTTGCTTATATGACCCCTTATTACAATGCTTTGCAAATACAAGCAGTGGATGGTATTGCAGATCTCAAGATTATCGAGATGCATAGCGGCAGCGAGTATTCCACCTGTCCTGGAGAAGATTATGGCAAAAGCAATCCTTTTCTTGGAGATATTCAGGATGAAGATTATTCCTATCGCAGCGATGTGCCGCGCCAATGGGATCGCGAGATTCGTCAAAGTGCAATCGACAACGGAGCGGATCTGGTAATAGTACATCACCCCCACATCGTGCATGGTATGGAGCTTTACAACGGTAAAGTGATCGCACATTCTTTGGGCAATTTCGTTTTTGATCTGGATTATCCCGAATGTATGAACTCCGCAATATTGTACGTTGACGCTTATCCGGACGGATTCAAGAATCACTACCTAAGGCCTGTATTTATTGATGGGTACATCCCGAAACCCGCCACTGGGCAGCTAGGCATCCACATCCTGGATTACATCGCCATGAAAAGCCGAGAACTGGACACAATTGTAGTAGTGGACAAAGAAGAACTGAAAGCATCCGTTCCCTTGGTTCCCGAAGCTCTGAACGCAGTTTCTCACACTTTCTTGCTGGACACACCTCTGGTACATCGTGAAGGGGGTTCTCAGTACACTGCTCCTCACAAACTCCCCAGATACGGCAGTATCAGTTCTGTGGATTATCCGGGACCGGCGCAAGACACTCAAATACGCTTGGGCAGAGAGCTGGTATGGTTTGGAGATTTTGAGGATGCGGGATGTAACCTGTGGGATGTGGCAGAATACTCCGATATCGCCATGGATGGAGCCCGCAGCGCCTCTTTCTCCGGTACCACCACCAGCGCTCAAACTGCCACAATCTCGCAAAAGATGAAGATATACGACCCCTTAAAAAGCTTCACTTTGCATGGCTGGATATTCACCCAAAATGCCCAAAGTGCAAACATCACTGTTCGCTTTTACAATAACCGGACGGCATACTCTCCCATCCACAGCGAAGACATCACTACGAACGTTAGCGGAAATATGCCCTGGAAATACTTCTATAAAGACCTCGTAGTACCTGCCAACGCATGGTATTTTGACATTCGGCTCAGTTTTACCGGAACCGGGAATAGCCGCTCCAAAGCTTGGTTTGACAACGTTGGCCTCATCCAATGGGAGGACTGGTTGCCTCATGAACAGACTCAGATAATGTATCCCAACGACTTCTATTGGTTCCAGCTCCGGACAGCTGAAGGGGTCAAATCAATAAGCTGCAACATTTTAGAAACATCGCTATCCCCTGCTCGTGAGAGACACGGCAATTCTAATCCTCCATCGGCTTTGCCAGTTACCGTGTATCCCAATCCCTTCAGAGCAGAAACCACCATCTGTATCGAAACCACCGCCAAAAGTCCAATCTCCGTGAAAATCTACAATATCAAAGGCCAGCTGGTTCGCAGTCTTCAAGATGATGTCCCCGGTTACTCAAAACACAGCTTGACCTGGGACAGTAAGGATAGCAATGGCCAAAGCGTAGCCTCCGGATTGTATTTCTTCAAAGTCCGGTGCGGAGAGCGTGTAAGCATGCGGAAAGCGATATTGTTGAAATAG
- a CDS encoding acyl-CoA dehydrogenase family protein yields MEYFLTDDQLEMQEIARRIANEKMKPLSEHYDQEGIFPWDIVEIMRQSDLFAILIPEDYDGISGKVMDLAVVTEELCAVDAGIALAFGATGLGMYPILIAGSEEQKKKYLPIIAAGEQLAAFALTEANAGSDAGAIETTARKEGDYYILNGTKQWITNGGEAGIYTVFAMTDKNKGARGCSCFIVEKDTPGFTFGKKENKMGIRASATRELIFEDCKVPAENLLGREGTGFITAMKVFDKSRPMVGSQAVGVARGAFEAAARYSKERQQFGKPISSFQAIQFMLADMATQIEAARALVFQTAKMVDAGIKNYSKESAMCKYFASDVAMKVTTDAVQILGGYGYMKEYPVEKMMRDAKILQIYEGTNQIQRGIVASNILKEF; encoded by the coding sequence ATGGAATACTTTTTGACTGATGACCAATTGGAAATGCAGGAAATTGCCCGCAGAATTGCCAACGAAAAGATGAAACCCCTTTCCGAGCATTATGATCAGGAAGGGATATTCCCTTGGGATATAGTGGAAATAATGCGTCAGAGCGACCTCTTTGCCATTCTGATCCCGGAAGATTATGACGGCATCAGCGGCAAGGTTATGGATCTCGCCGTTGTCACCGAAGAGCTTTGCGCAGTAGATGCAGGTATTGCGCTGGCATTCGGAGCCACCGGATTGGGTATGTATCCCATACTCATCGCTGGGAGTGAAGAGCAAAAGAAGAAATATCTGCCCATCATTGCCGCAGGAGAACAGCTTGCAGCGTTTGCGCTTACAGAAGCCAACGCCGGTAGTGACGCCGGAGCCATCGAAACCACTGCCCGCAAAGAGGGAGATTATTATATCCTGAACGGTACCAAACAATGGATCACAAATGGCGGCGAAGCGGGCATTTACACTGTATTTGCCATGACGGACAAGAATAAAGGTGCCAGAGGTTGTTCCTGCTTCATAGTAGAGAAAGATACCCCCGGCTTTACTTTCGGTAAAAAAGAAAACAAAATGGGTATCCGTGCCAGTGCTACTCGAGAACTTATCTTCGAAGACTGCAAAGTTCCTGCGGAAAACCTGCTGGGTCGCGAAGGCACCGGATTTATCACAGCAATGAAGGTGTTCGACAAATCCCGCCCCATGGTTGGTTCACAGGCCGTCGGCGTTGCCCGCGGAGCCTTTGAAGCTGCTGCCCGTTATTCCAAAGAACGCCAACAGTTTGGCAAACCTATCTCCAGCTTCCAAGCCATTCAGTTTATGCTGGCAGATATGGCCACTCAAATCGAAGCAGCGCGCGCTTTAGTGTTTCAAACCGCAAAGATGGTGGATGCCGGCATCAAAAACTACTCCAAAGAAAGCGCTATGTGCAAATACTTTGCCAGCGATGTGGCAATGAAGGTGACCACCGACGCCGTTCAAATCCTGGGTGGATATGGCTACATGAAAGAGTATCCAGTGGAAAAAATGATGCGCGACGCCAAAATCCTGCAAATCTACGAAGGAACAAACCAGATTCAACGCGGAATCGTGGCCTCAAACATCCTCAAAGAGTTCTGA
- a CDS encoding PAS domain-containing protein produces MHEWIEELPVAITVCDTNAIITEMNEKAALTNAAHGGKELIGHSLYNCHQPRSIEIIRHMLATGEPNTYTIDKAGQKKLIHQQPWYKDGKIAGLVEFSIVLPAEMPHYIRG; encoded by the coding sequence ATGCACGAGTGGATTGAAGAGCTGCCCGTGGCGATCACTGTTTGCGACACAAACGCCATCATAACTGAAATGAATGAAAAAGCAGCACTTACAAACGCTGCTCATGGCGGCAAAGAGCTCATTGGACACAGTCTGTACAATTGCCATCAGCCACGCAGTATCGAAATCATACGGCATATGCTGGCCACAGGTGAGCCCAATACATATACCATAGACAAAGCCGGTCAGAAGAAACTAATCCATCAACAACCCTGGTACAAGGACGGCAAAATTGCGGGATTGGTGGAGTTTTCCATAGTACTGCCCGCCGAAATGCCGCATTACATACGTGGCTAA
- a CDS encoding epoxyqueuosine reductase QueH, which yields MAKILIHTCCAPCLIAPYKQLQKAGHQPAAFWFNPNIHPLLEYQRRRNCLREFAANEGFPLYEQDDYGLVDFLQHTLDRIDERCEYCYSTRLEACAQRAAKESYQAFSTTLLYSRYQKHDRIIEICEELALRYHLSFFYEDWRKLWQDGIRLSKEAGMYRQQYCGCIFSEKDRYSE from the coding sequence GTGGCTAAGATACTGATCCATACTTGCTGTGCGCCCTGCCTTATAGCGCCCTACAAACAACTGCAAAAGGCAGGGCATCAGCCAGCGGCTTTTTGGTTCAATCCCAATATCCATCCGCTTTTAGAGTATCAGAGGCGGCGCAATTGTCTGCGTGAATTTGCTGCCAATGAAGGCTTTCCACTCTATGAGCAGGATGATTACGGTTTGGTGGATTTTCTGCAACACACCCTGGACAGAATTGATGAACGCTGTGAATACTGTTACTCCACGCGCTTAGAAGCCTGCGCTCAACGTGCGGCAAAGGAATCTTATCAGGCTTTTAGCACTACCCTCCTTTACAGCCGCTATCAGAAGCACGATCGCATCATCGAAATCTGTGAGGAATTGGCGCTGCGCTATCATTTGAGCTTTTTTTATGAAGACTGGCGTAAGCTCTGGCAGGACGGCATCAGATTGTCCAAAGAAGCCGGAATGTACCGTCAGCAATATTGCGGTTGCATATTTAGCGAGAAGGATCGATATAGTGAGTAA